From Actinopolymorpha cephalotaxi, one genomic window encodes:
- a CDS encoding oxidoreductase: MGSPSWTADQIPDLTGRTAVVTGANAGLGYHVALELARYGAAVVLACRDLRRGEAALARIRRELARPAVELRPLDLGDLSSVRGFAADVTAEHPSLDLLVNNAGIMALPRALTVDGFERQLGVNHLGHFALTGLLLPALLAAPEPRVVTVSSQMHAMGTIDFDDLMSERRYGPWKAYGQSKLANLLFTFELQRRADRAGMPLTSVATHPGYAATNLQNAAAQTRRRAWVRHASAAVTRLVAQPAAQGALTTLYAATMPDVRGGEFFGPDSFGGSRGHPTRVKATAKAYDPETAARLWERSEQLTGVAVEGLDSSP, from the coding sequence ATGGGTTCACCGTCCTGGACTGCCGACCAGATTCCCGACCTCACCGGCCGCACCGCGGTGGTGACCGGAGCCAACGCCGGCCTCGGCTACCACGTCGCGCTCGAGCTGGCGAGGTACGGCGCCGCCGTGGTGCTGGCCTGCCGCGACCTCCGGCGCGGCGAGGCCGCGCTGGCCCGGATCCGGCGCGAGCTCGCCCGCCCGGCCGTCGAGCTGCGCCCGCTCGACCTGGGCGACCTGAGCAGCGTGCGCGGGTTCGCCGCCGACGTCACCGCCGAGCACCCCTCGCTCGACCTGCTGGTCAACAACGCGGGCATCATGGCCCTGCCACGCGCGCTGACCGTCGACGGCTTCGAGCGCCAGCTCGGCGTCAACCACCTCGGCCACTTCGCCCTGACCGGGCTGCTGCTGCCCGCCCTTCTCGCCGCTCCGGAGCCGCGGGTCGTCACCGTCTCCAGCCAGATGCACGCGATGGGCACCATCGACTTCGACGACCTGATGTCCGAACGCAGGTACGGCCCGTGGAAGGCGTACGGGCAGAGCAAGCTGGCCAACCTGCTGTTCACGTTCGAGCTGCAGCGCCGGGCCGATCGGGCGGGCATGCCGCTGACCAGCGTGGCCACCCACCCCGGATACGCCGCCACCAACCTGCAGAACGCCGCCGCGCAGACCCGGCGCCGGGCCTGGGTGCGGCACGCGAGCGCTGCCGTCACCCGGCTCGTCGCCCAGCCCGCCGCCCAGGGCGCGCTGACCACGTTGTACGCCGCGACGATGCCCGACGTGCGCGGCGGGGAGTTCTTCGGCCCGGACTCCTTCGGCGGTTCCCGCGGCCATCCCACCAGGGTGAAGGCCACGGCCAAGGCATACGACCCCGAGACCGCCGCCCGGCTGTGGGAGCGGTCCGAGCAGCTCACCGGCGTGGCGGTCGAGGGGCTGGATTCGTCGCCGTGA
- a CDS encoding EcsC family protein, with protein sequence MKLLRNSAAGKASDVAIGYLMRAGIDGGGDLASASKAAERALAATDDPEQAIDRIVAMHTRLAAAGGFVTGLGGFLTLPVALSANVVGFYVVATRMVAAIAAVRGHDVSHDAVRTTVLLTLTGNDSSTVLSKAGIGVNGIAAAALQGVSPAALMMVNKAVAFRLFAQVGQKSLARLGRAVPVVGGVVGGAFDAMLMHRIASHARMHFPQAPRELGADQAAERG encoded by the coding sequence GTGAAGCTCCTCAGAAACAGTGCCGCCGGCAAGGCCTCCGACGTCGCGATCGGCTACCTCATGCGCGCCGGTATCGACGGCGGCGGCGACCTCGCCTCGGCGAGCAAGGCCGCGGAGCGGGCGCTGGCCGCCACCGACGACCCGGAGCAGGCCATCGACCGGATCGTCGCCATGCACACCAGGCTCGCCGCCGCCGGTGGGTTCGTCACCGGTCTGGGTGGGTTCCTGACGCTTCCGGTGGCGCTCTCGGCCAACGTGGTGGGCTTCTACGTCGTGGCCACCCGGATGGTCGCGGCGATCGCCGCGGTGCGCGGCCACGACGTCAGTCACGACGCCGTCCGTACGACCGTGCTCCTCACCCTCACCGGCAACGACTCCAGCACCGTGTTGTCGAAGGCGGGCATCGGTGTGAACGGCATCGCCGCGGCCGCCCTGCAGGGCGTGTCCCCGGCGGCGTTGATGATGGTCAACAAGGCGGTGGCGTTCCGGTTGTTCGCGCAGGTCGGCCAGAAGAGCCTGGCTCGGCTAGGTCGCGCGGTGCCGGTGGTGGGTGGCGTCGTCGGCGGCGCCTTCGACGCGATGCTGATGCACCGGATCGCCTCGCACGCCCGGATGCACTTCCCCCAGGCGCCGCGTGAGCTCGGCGCCGACCAGGCCGCCGAGCGCGGCTGA
- a CDS encoding phytanoyl-CoA dioxygenase family protein, translating to MATASTTSSVATSELPPLRAQDRTLQPSPDALGPLRRSDDAVNDPDELWRRLDTDGYLYLPGYLDREEVLAARRDIATSLAGEGILDPEADPMLAVPGPSEHNRIFDDLAKASEPLRRVLYAGAMVRLYERLFGEPVRHYDYTWLRAVRPGRGTAPHGDSVFMNRGTPNLLTAWVPLGDVDLRLGGLMLLEGSNRLESVRRDYHTRDVDAYCENDEEEAELAREGRWGWNGVFSPDPVALRADLGLRWVTGEYAAGDVVTFPMYTLHGSLDNTSTRVRLSCDLRYQRASEPADPRWVGASPTAHGIASKRGLIC from the coding sequence ATGGCGACCGCCTCGACCACCTCGTCCGTCGCGACCTCGGAGCTGCCGCCGCTGCGCGCCCAGGACCGCACCCTGCAACCGAGTCCGGACGCGCTCGGCCCACTGCGGCGTTCCGACGACGCGGTGAACGACCCGGACGAACTCTGGCGCCGGCTGGACACCGACGGCTATCTGTACCTTCCCGGGTACCTCGACCGGGAGGAGGTGCTGGCCGCCCGGCGCGACATCGCCACCTCACTGGCGGGCGAGGGCATCCTCGACCCCGAAGCCGACCCGATGCTCGCCGTGCCCGGTCCGAGCGAGCACAACCGCATCTTCGACGACCTGGCGAAGGCGAGCGAACCGCTGCGGCGGGTGCTGTACGCGGGCGCGATGGTCCGGCTGTACGAGCGGCTGTTCGGCGAGCCGGTCCGCCACTACGACTACACCTGGCTGCGGGCGGTCCGCCCGGGCCGGGGCACCGCACCACACGGCGACAGCGTGTTCATGAATCGCGGTACGCCGAACCTGCTCACTGCGTGGGTGCCGCTCGGTGACGTCGACCTTCGGCTCGGCGGCCTGATGCTGCTGGAGGGGTCGAACCGGCTGGAGAGCGTACGCCGCGACTACCACACCCGCGACGTCGACGCGTACTGCGAGAACGACGAGGAGGAGGCCGAGCTCGCGCGGGAGGGGCGCTGGGGCTGGAACGGCGTCTTCTCCCCCGACCCGGTGGCGCTGCGCGCCGACCTCGGCCTGCGCTGGGTCACCGGGGAGTACGCCGCAGGCGATGTGGTGACGTTCCCGATGTACACGCTGCACGGGAGTCTGGACAACACCTCGACCCGGGTGCGGCTCTCCTGCGACCTGAGGTACCAACGGGCGAGTGAGCCCGCCGACCCGCGCTGGGTGGGCGCCAGCCCGACCGCGCACGGAATCGCCAGCAAGCGTGGCCTGATCTGCTGA
- the rbsK gene encoding ribokinase: MGRARVCVLGSANMDLVVYAERAPELGETVTGRRFVTVPGGKGANQAIAAARAGGAVTMVGSVGGDPYGRQLRAVLDDAGVDTRALAEVAEATGTAHILVEDGGDNSIVVVPGANGTVHGPAPGLEDALSGAHLLLLQLELPLDAVLAGARAARERGVKVVLTPAPARPLPADLLACVDLLVPNESEARVLTGKDDAESAARALAETVPEVVVTLGADGARWLRRDGAGEHVPAPSVQVRDTTAAGDTFVGTLAVALGEGRPMEQALRWATAAAALSVGQEGASTSMPARARIEEFGAETFGAETFGAESFGAPFDGGASER; this comes from the coding sequence ATGGGCAGGGCGCGGGTGTGCGTGCTCGGCAGCGCCAACATGGACCTGGTGGTGTACGCCGAACGCGCGCCGGAGCTGGGGGAGACGGTCACCGGCCGGCGGTTCGTCACCGTGCCCGGGGGCAAGGGCGCCAACCAGGCGATCGCGGCCGCGCGCGCCGGCGGTGCCGTCACCATGGTCGGTTCGGTCGGCGGCGACCCCTACGGCCGGCAGTTGCGCGCGGTGCTGGACGACGCCGGCGTGGACACCCGTGCGCTGGCCGAGGTGGCCGAGGCCACGGGTACGGCGCACATCCTGGTCGAGGACGGCGGCGACAACTCGATCGTGGTCGTACCCGGCGCGAACGGCACGGTGCACGGCCCGGCCCCGGGTCTGGAGGACGCGTTGAGCGGCGCACACCTGCTGTTGCTCCAGCTGGAGTTGCCGCTGGACGCGGTGCTCGCGGGGGCGAGGGCGGCGCGGGAACGCGGTGTCAAGGTCGTCCTGACACCGGCGCCGGCCCGGCCGTTGCCGGCGGACCTGCTGGCGTGTGTCGACCTGCTGGTGCCCAACGAGTCCGAGGCGCGGGTGCTGACCGGGAAGGACGACGCGGAGTCGGCCGCGCGGGCGCTGGCGGAGACGGTGCCGGAGGTCGTGGTCACCCTCGGCGCGGACGGTGCGCGCTGGCTACGCCGGGACGGCGCCGGCGAGCACGTGCCCGCGCCGTCGGTCCAGGTGCGCGACACCACCGCGGCCGGGGACACGTTCGTGGGCACCCTGGCGGTCGCGCTCGGCGAGGGCCGGCCGATGGAGCAGGCCCTGCGGTGGGCGACCGCCGCAGCCGCGCTGTCGGTGGGACAGGAGGGCGCGAGCACCTCCATGCCGGCCCGGGCGCGGATCGAGGAGTTCGGCGCCGAGACGTTCGGCGCCGAGACGTTCGGCGCCGAGTCGTTCGGGGCGCCATTCGACGGCGGGGCGTCCGAGCGGTGA
- a CDS encoding DUF2277 domain-containing protein: MCRSIKTLRAPYVESATSTDVHAAALQYVRKISGFRAPAAHNAEAFDAAVEAVARATQDLLDGLVVRGRA; this comes from the coding sequence ATGTGCCGAAGCATCAAGACCCTGCGGGCGCCGTACGTCGAGTCCGCCACGTCCACCGACGTGCACGCCGCCGCGCTGCAGTACGTCCGGAAGATCTCCGGGTTCCGCGCCCCGGCCGCGCACAACGCCGAGGCGTTCGACGCGGCGGTGGAGGCGGTCGCCCGGGCGACACAGGACCTGCTGGACGGGCTGGTCGTCCGCGGCCGGGCCTGA
- a CDS encoding helix-turn-helix transcriptional regulator, with product MNAENDPHDPGEPQDPRDPRDPGDPRVTPPLLDFVLANAQIRAVGAMGSRQVRDNGYTLVRRTVPDYNLIFLRQGRVTWVLGDEPVPLAAGDLLVVPPGVPHHATPVSRRVVLGSLHVEATLAGGQDVFDLLRPPRVRTVRSGTRLAGHLRSAVAEWDRDPRLTRLTLPAWAQLVTLELLVHDAELGLLRPRPVDPVVAWVLDELTERVGRRTTLDDLAGRFGFSGQHLNRVFGRVLGVTPLQYLTRLRLDRAAAMLIDRQLTIRAVAREVGYDDPYYFSRAFRARFGRSPSEYRRDLDPVSPFD from the coding sequence ATGAACGCCGAGAACGACCCGCACGACCCGGGCGAACCGCAGGACCCACGCGACCCGCGTGATCCGGGTGATCCGCGCGTGACCCCTCCGCTGCTGGACTTCGTACTCGCGAACGCGCAGATCCGGGCCGTGGGGGCCATGGGCTCGCGGCAGGTCCGCGACAACGGCTACACGCTCGTGCGGCGTACCGTGCCCGACTACAACCTGATCTTCCTGCGGCAGGGCCGGGTGACCTGGGTCCTCGGCGACGAACCCGTTCCGCTGGCCGCCGGCGATCTGCTGGTGGTCCCACCCGGCGTTCCGCACCACGCCACTCCGGTGAGCAGGCGCGTGGTGCTGGGGTCGCTGCACGTGGAGGCCACGCTGGCCGGCGGTCAGGACGTCTTCGACCTGCTCCGGCCGCCTCGCGTCCGCACGGTGCGGTCCGGCACCCGCCTCGCCGGGCACCTGCGTTCGGCGGTGGCCGAGTGGGATCGCGACCCCCGGCTGACCCGCCTCACGCTGCCCGCCTGGGCGCAGCTGGTGACCCTGGAGCTGCTGGTGCACGACGCCGAACTCGGCCTGCTGCGGCCCCGCCCGGTCGACCCGGTGGTCGCCTGGGTGCTGGACGAGCTCACCGAACGCGTCGGGCGGCGGACGACTCTGGACGACCTGGCCGGCAGGTTCGGGTTCAGCGGGCAGCATCTGAACCGCGTCTTCGGCCGGGTGCTCGGCGTCACTCCGCTGCAGTACCTCACCCGGCTGCGACTGGACCGGGCCGCGGCGATGCTGATCGACCGGCAGCTGACGATCAGGGCGGTCGCCCGGGAGGTGGGCTACGACGACCCCTACTACTTCAGCCGGGCGTTCCGGGCGCGGTTCGGCCGCAGCCCGTCGGAGTACCGGCGCGACCTCGACCCGGTGAGCCCGTTCGACTGA